One stretch of Candidatus Leptovillus gracilis DNA includes these proteins:
- a CDS encoding VCBS repeat-containing protein — MKTRRFAMYLFVALFLLGSAYIAWRRPSIDGIKRRVNMAVGTAVAFASPPQSNPALQLAGVPFDLVEIDGDVGGDVKLVGDIDGDGFPDLILGGITDEKLNWYHYPTWQKTVIATPNNEFTTDGRLGDVDGDGDMDIVVPDGDGPDNLVWFENPRPSGDPFSGETWTRHTIGTIGSWGKDVHVADFDDDGFLDVATRRQDAVMIFFQTAVNVWNQVDLSGLNTGNEGMTSGDVDGDGLVDLVLRGQWARNPGGAAARTAANWTPYDIGAADSDFKALVVDLDRDGRMDVLFSSSENTADVEWWSADNGDPTGAWTRHTILPGLEKAHTLQAADMDLDGDLDVVLGQMHTSAANEIMILFNVDGQATSWEKQVVGVGGLHNGVVADIGNDGDYDIYGANWTGNPPVRLWENRLDAAGALDRWTYKQITDQHAQTFGLGFGDLDGDGRIDILSGRYWYANPGGDMLGDWSRSEFPADMHAFLPLDVDGDDLADVLAQKSEGDLVVYWLEATDAAATDWTAVRVGDVPAASHELGAQGYRTAVLSADSPPVVAISSGNGIYYFVLPADPAAGDWPRAHVSANPSDEGFAFGDVDGDGYLDVAATTGDSKRVEWYRNPGDGSDGWAAFQIGTFDEALYPDRTELADLNGDGRLDIIVTEENGEDADAQTFWWAQPADPTSGDWPRSLIVSQATTNSLDAADMDGDGDVDLVLAEHRGRKATAVWINDGQGNFTEKLVDEGHESHLGGQTVDLDGDGDLDVVSIAYDESQFIHLWRNDELNRVTTPTTTTTPSDSAATPEVMQPEAAETAVPPEALADFAAIQGPLALYMFAEGAGNVVRDVSGVGEPLDLLIGEETAVTWLLDGGLLLQAPTILVTEQAAAKLNSAIPANNELTLAVWLKPASTGQDGPARIVSLSFDPFYRNLTLGQEFGAYDVRLRSSDTSENGVPSLITADNVVTTDLVYLVYTRDASGQATLYQNGEVAAAGQIGGDLAGWDASYRLALGNEFSLDRPWLGEYHRLALYGRALRAAEVAEQFQAGPDAPVVQPEPTTLPPTEVAATDVVATDVVATAVPDAVSSAVSPQPESTAPAPLPEPETAVFSPGILAVGVSVMAILVLGGFFVLRRRN; from the coding sequence ATGAAAACGAGACGTTTCGCAATGTATCTGTTTGTCGCTCTGTTTTTGCTGGGCAGCGCGTATATTGCCTGGCGACGGCCATCTATTGATGGCATCAAGCGGCGCGTCAACATGGCGGTGGGCACGGCCGTAGCCTTCGCCAGCCCGCCCCAAAGCAATCCGGCCCTCCAGTTAGCCGGCGTCCCCTTCGACCTGGTAGAAATTGACGGCGACGTGGGCGGCGACGTGAAACTGGTCGGCGACATAGACGGCGACGGTTTCCCCGACCTCATCCTCGGCGGTATCACCGACGAAAAACTGAACTGGTACCATTACCCCACCTGGCAAAAAACCGTCATCGCCACGCCCAACAACGAATTTACCACCGACGGCCGTTTAGGCGACGTAGATGGCGATGGCGACATGGACATCGTTGTGCCCGATGGCGACGGCCCCGACAACCTCGTCTGGTTTGAAAACCCACGGCCGTCCGGCGATCCCTTCAGCGGCGAAACCTGGACCCGCCACACCATCGGCACCATCGGCAGTTGGGGCAAAGACGTACACGTGGCCGACTTCGACGATGACGGTTTCCTGGACGTGGCTACCCGCCGGCAGGACGCCGTCATGATTTTCTTCCAGACGGCCGTAAATGTCTGGAACCAGGTGGATTTGAGCGGTCTGAACACCGGCAACGAGGGCATGACCAGCGGTGACGTGGACGGTGACGGTCTCGTTGATCTGGTCCTGCGCGGCCAATGGGCGCGCAATCCCGGCGGCGCGGCGGCGCGCACCGCCGCCAACTGGACCCCCTACGACATCGGCGCGGCCGATTCCGACTTCAAAGCGCTGGTGGTGGATTTGGACCGGGACGGCCGTATGGATGTCCTCTTCTCCAGCTCCGAAAACACGGCCGACGTAGAGTGGTGGTCGGCCGACAATGGCGATCCCACCGGCGCGTGGACGCGCCACACCATCCTGCCTGGCCTGGAAAAAGCCCACACTCTGCAAGCCGCCGACATGGACCTGGACGGCGATCTGGACGTGGTGTTGGGCCAGATGCACACCTCCGCCGCCAATGAAATCATGATCCTGTTCAACGTGGACGGGCAGGCTACCTCCTGGGAGAAACAGGTGGTCGGCGTCGGCGGCCTGCACAACGGCGTCGTCGCCGACATCGGCAATGATGGCGATTATGACATTTACGGGGCCAACTGGACCGGCAACCCACCGGTTAGATTGTGGGAAAATCGGCTGGATGCGGCCGGGGCGCTGGATCGCTGGACCTACAAGCAAATCACTGACCAACACGCGCAAACCTTTGGCCTGGGCTTTGGCGATCTGGATGGCGACGGCCGTATAGACATCCTCTCCGGGCGCTACTGGTATGCCAATCCCGGCGGCGATATGTTGGGCGACTGGTCGCGCAGCGAATTTCCCGCCGACATGCACGCCTTCCTCCCCCTGGATGTAGATGGCGACGACCTGGCCGACGTGCTGGCCCAAAAGAGCGAAGGCGACCTGGTCGTCTACTGGCTGGAAGCCACAGACGCCGCCGCGACAGATTGGACGGCCGTTCGCGTGGGTGACGTGCCGGCGGCCAGCCATGAACTGGGCGCGCAGGGGTATCGCACGGCCGTTTTGTCCGCCGACTCGCCGCCGGTTGTCGCCATTTCCAGCGGCAACGGCATCTACTACTTTGTGCTGCCGGCCGATCCGGCCGCCGGTGATTGGCCGCGTGCCCACGTCAGCGCCAATCCATCCGACGAAGGTTTCGCCTTTGGCGACGTAGACGGCGATGGCTACCTGGACGTTGCCGCGACCACCGGCGATTCCAAGCGGGTGGAATGGTATCGCAACCCCGGTGACGGCTCCGATGGTTGGGCGGCTTTCCAGATTGGGACGTTTGACGAAGCGCTCTACCCGGACCGCACCGAACTGGCCGATTTGAACGGCGACGGCCGTCTGGACATCATCGTTACCGAAGAAAACGGCGAAGACGCCGACGCCCAGACCTTCTGGTGGGCGCAGCCGGCCGATCCGACCAGCGGCGATTGGCCGCGCAGCCTCATCGTGAGCCAGGCCACCACCAACAGCCTGGACGCCGCCGACATGGACGGCGACGGCGACGTAGACCTGGTGTTGGCCGAACATCGTGGCCGCAAGGCAACGGCCGTGTGGATCAACGACGGTCAGGGCAATTTCACCGAGAAGCTGGTTGACGAAGGCCACGAGAGCCACCTGGGCGGGCAAACAGTAGACCTGGACGGCGACGGCGACCTGGACGTCGTCAGCATCGCCTATGACGAGTCGCAGTTCATCCACCTGTGGCGCAACGACGAGTTAAACCGCGTTACGACCCCAACCACAACCACGACCCCATCGGACAGCGCCGCGACGCCAGAGGTAATGCAGCCGGAAGCCGCGGAAACGGCCGTGCCGCCCGAAGCGCTGGCCGACTTTGCCGCCATCCAGGGGCCGCTGGCGCTGTACATGTTTGCCGAAGGCGCGGGCAATGTGGTGCGCGACGTGTCTGGCGTGGGTGAGCCGTTGGATTTGTTGATTGGCGAGGAAACGGCCGTTACCTGGCTGCTGGACGGTGGGCTGCTGCTGCAAGCGCCCACCATTCTGGTGACGGAACAGGCTGCTGCCAAGCTTAACAGCGCCATCCCCGCCAACAACGAACTGACGCTGGCAGTCTGGTTAAAACCGGCCAGCACCGGGCAAGACGGCCCAGCGCGCATCGTCAGCCTGTCGTTTGACCCGTTTTACCGCAACCTGACGTTGGGGCAAGAGTTTGGCGCGTACGACGTGCGCCTGCGCAGCAGCGACACGTCGGAGAATGGCGTGCCGTCGCTGATCACAGCCGACAACGTGGTGACGACCGACCTGGTGTATCTGGTGTATACCCGCGACGCCAGCGGGCAGGCGACGCTTTATCAGAATGGCGAAGTGGCCGCCGCCGGACAAATTGGCGGCGACCTGGCCGGTTGGGACGCCAGCTATCGCCTGGCGCTTGGCAACGAGTTTTCGTTGGACCGCCCCTGGTTGGGTGAATATCACCGGCTGGCGCTGTACGGCCGGGCGCTAAGGGCCGCCGAGGTCGCCGAACAATTCCAGGCGGGACCGGATGCGCCCGTCGTGCAGCCTGAACCAACCACACTTCCGCCGACCGAAGTTGCGGCAACGGACGTTGTGGCAACAGACGTTGTGGCAACGGCCGTGCCGGACGCCGTATCCAGCGCGGTCAGCCCGCAGCCGGAATCTACAGCACCTGCGCCATTGCCGGAACCGGAAACGGCCGTATTCTCGCCGGGCATCCTGGCCGTTGGCGTGAGCGTCATGGCTATTTTGGTTCTGGGCGGTTTTTTTGTCCTGCGCCGTAGAAACTGA